One segment of Candidatus Omnitrophota bacterium DNA contains the following:
- a CDS encoding GAF domain-containing protein yields the protein MKANSDNTKDKKFINHPERLSILYHITRQLNSSLDLDKCLQKIIKQVSKFLNVSRASLMLLDEQDSELTIKCAIGIDRDIMKNTRIKIGQSNSVSSRVAQNGKPLLITDIQKEKGLIKWNSDKYFNNSLLSVPLKRRKKVLGVLNVNNKRDKKVFSKDDLNFLVMLANEFSLAIDNSRLYQRLIQVNKDLKKLHRAKSDFMEDISHNL from the coding sequence ATGAAGGCCAATTCAGATAATACTAAGGATAAAAAATTCATAAATCACCCGGAGAGGCTTTCGATACTTTATCATATAACCCGCCAGCTTAATTCTTCTCTGGATTTAGATAAGTGCCTGCAGAAGATTATCAAGCAGGTATCTAAGTTTCTAAACGTAAGCAGGGCTTCTCTGATGTTATTGGATGAGCAGGATAGTGAATTGACTATAAAATGTGCAATTGGGATTGACCGGGATATTATGAAGAATACGCGTATAAAAATAGGGCAGTCAAACAGTGTTTCTTCCCGGGTGGCGCAAAACGGAAAGCCTCTTTTGATAACCGATATTCAAAAGGAAAAAGGGCTTATTAAATGGAATTCCGATAAGTACTTCAATAATTCCCTGCTTTCGGTGCCGTTAAAGCGGAGAAAGAAAGTGCTTGGTGTTTTGAATGTAAATAATAAAAGAGACAAGAAAGTTTTTAGTAAAGATGATTTAAATTTTCTTGTTATGCTGGCAAACGAATTTTCTCTGGCTATTGACAACTCCCGATTGTATCAAAGATTGATTCAGGTAAATAAAGATCTAAAAAAGTTACATAGGGCAAAAAGTGATTTTATGGAGGATATTTCACATAATTTAC
- a CDS encoding HAMP domain-containing sensor histidine kinase: VNIIKEKQVGRVNAQQQRFLSLADNNLDYIFRSIDRLLEFSHLHSDKAALKKQQVYIAGFIKETVNSFYPLAKDKGVVLKSKGLNKDIKVFIDPDKIRDVLTNLIDNAIRFTPPRGKILVVMAEKHNFIEVSVIDTGAGIPAGVLKKLFTRFYPGNPPKSAQKRSFGLGLAISKSIIEIHGGNIGVASRKGKGSNFTFTLPRN; encoded by the coding sequence GGTAAATATCATAAAAGAAAAACAGGTTGGCAGGGTTAATGCGCAGCAGCAGCGCTTTTTATCTCTGGCAGACAATAACCTTGATTATATTTTCCGCTCGATAGACCGCCTTCTGGAATTTTCCCATTTGCACTCAGATAAAGCAGCGTTAAAAAAACAGCAGGTATATATTGCCGGATTTATAAAAGAGACCGTCAACTCCTTTTATCCTTTGGCGAAAGATAAAGGCGTTGTCTTAAAAAGTAAGGGCCTGAATAAAGATATTAAGGTATTTATTGACCCCGACAAAATCAGGGACGTGTTGACGAATCTGATTGATAATGCTATCCGCTTTACTCCCCCCCGGGGAAAAATCCTGGTGGTAATGGCTGAAAAGCATAATTTTATAGAAGTCAGCGTGATAGATACCGGCGCAGGGATTCCTGCAGGGGTTTTAAAAAAACTTTTTACCCGTTTTTATCCGGGGAACCCCCCTAAGTCAGCGCAAAAAAGAAGTTTTGGTTTGGGGTTAGCAATATCCAAAAGCATTATAGAGATACATGGAGGCAATATCGGTGTGGCAAGCAGGAAAGGCAAAGGCAGTAATTTTACCTTTACTTTACCGCGTAACTGA